The nucleotide window tgttcatttttgaGCCCACTTTTTTCTGACTCGTTAaggtaaaaaaattatattttagctgtcaaaaaaaaaaattacacaCACACcaattttatatgaaaaaggaaaatattattttgaatattttgaatatttataacattaATTTAATGTTTTCACTTAAGGCGATTTAAAATGTAATTCTATGTATTTATAAGGTACGGCACATGTTGCAACTATGGCTATTTCATTTAAGCACAAATATATTGTACTTAATAgccttataaaatatgtacaattatatatatatttttttattatttgaatccTTACTTTATTAATAAAGAATGGTTCATAAATATCGTTATAACTAttccttttaatttttagctttttattattacagcTTTATTCTTTTGGATAAATCAAGGATAAAAGTTGAGAGGTGAAACGAGCGGGTGGTTCCGGCTTTTGTGTCTAATATAAGTAAGAAgatacataataaaaaattttatccCATGGATCAgctaaaaattattttcagtGACAATCTAAAAAGTGGAAAACTTTATTCTGATTTAAGATCATTCTTAGAAAATGAAACAGACGGAAGTAATGATGTCAGATATAGTGAAATGTTAAATTGCGATCATATAGATATGCTTAGTGAACCAATACCGTTTAATAATGTATGccttatatatacaaattatttatataaatctCATTTTGTACGTacatgtgaaaaaaaaaaaaaaataataacagaAGTTCCAACTCATTATAAAGATACGGATTTTACATGTTCGGAAGACGAATTTAGCACGCTAGATATAAATCCTTATTCCCttgcattaatattattaataattgaTTCCAATTATTTAGAAGATCAATACACaagtgaagaaaataatatatcttatcaaataaaaaaactcCGAGAGAAATATGGGAGTGTTagaataatatgtatatttataggAATACgagaatttttaaatattatagattATACCAAACACCCTCAAATAtgttatgaaaaaaatgataatataattctTAATAATAAACATTTAGATAGATTTATTGCATCATTACTTATCCAGTATAATGTTGATACAGTTGAAATCGAAAATTCAATtgatatacataaatatatttttaaatgttgtaaatatttacatcAATCAAAAATTCGAAAACTTAATTCTTATTTTAAAGTAAAACCAGCAGGAATAATGAGTCAATTTAAAAATGACAACTTAAACGAAAATAAAACCTATTATACTTGGGTATCCCAATTAATGCAAATCACTGGCATATCTCAAGACATCGCCATAAGAATAGCTGAAGAATTTAACACGCCTTTTGATTTAATTgtacattttaaaaaaataaatgatgaagAATGTTTAAAAGACTTAATTATTAGTTCAGCATATGGAGAAAGAAAATTGGGGAAAGCATTATCACGAAAAATATACAGAATTTTTTCTCCGAATTCCAATCCTTATAATGCTGTTTCATAACTTGCCTATATTTAAATCGAAATTTTGTAAACAATccgttatatatataacacctatttaaatatattcccatcagttttttaatttaattggCTATATTTATTAGTATATTTAGTTAtctttataaatttatttatacactTATTTGGGATTTACATTTTTGATACCTCCAACTTCAATTTAAGTGCCTCTATCCGACAATTGGTCATACACTTTTTAaacatatttgttttatttatttgttaatatttttatgatacCCCTATTTATTCTTACCATTTATTCTTACCATTTATTCTTACCATTTATTCTTACCATTTATTCTTGCCATTTATTCTTACCATTTATTCTTGCCATTTATTCTTACCATTTATTCTTACcatttattcttttttttcatttcaagttttatattttattttttgtaccGACCATTTTTCGTGAGattgttttcattttctCCACTAAATGAAACGTCAcgaaatgtgaaaaaaaaaaaaaatagaaaatagcatagtaaaataaaaacgtGCTCTTAATAATAtgttgtttattatttttttttttacaatttttcaATTGACTTTTCCATTttaagtatattttttaatgtggCATTTAAAcgaaaagtaaaaatatgacaatattttttagtatAAAAAGGGggaaatgataaaaaatttaaaatagtatattatgtaagtatataaatatattgtttatcCCTTTTGTTTAAATTGGCATTGCATGCTCTTTGGAAAATGAAACAGCCACGTTCATTTTGCTGATGTGTAGAATATAGAGATAGAGAACAAACAAGTATAGGAAttggtgaaaaaaaaaaaacgcagcatatacataatatatacaaatactGACACAGTGtggaatatttatttttattgccTTTGCTTCTTTTCGACCTTAtgttaacttttttttaatgagaatttttttcattctttttttttatttggctccacttatatttttactagtaaaatgtattaataaaatacccagagaaataaaaaaaaataacattttgATGTGTGAcgtattaaaaaaacaacGGGAATTATGGCGACCTTGGAAAATAAAGTTACGCaaaattaatacattttttttaaataatcatGATAAAATGATCTATGCGTTTAGTAAAGGAATTGTGAATGGGCATAATTTCGTTCGAACACACCATAGGGGTACACGTTTATTTTCCACCGAAAAAGGTAAACCATAAAAGATGATCAAATAAATGagaatgtatataaataaatatatataatacattatgGATTTTTCCACATTTGCgtttattacatatataaattaaaaaaaaaaaaaattcctacatttttatttacttcCTTATATCTTTAGTTGGAAGAaccaaaataaaagaattgtataatttagaaataaataattctgaaaaaaaaaactataaaatatGCGGATGGATTAAGTCTGTTCGAACAGTTGGGAAAAATGGTTTTGCTTTTGTTGACATTAATGATGGATCTCACTATAAAAATTTTCAAGTGGTTATTGATTCAGGAATCTCAAATTATCAAAATCTTTTAAAGGCATCAAGAGATGATGCTATAGAATGTTTTGGGGAGTTGAAATGCCCAATaggaaaaaaacaaaaagtaGAATTGTCTGTTTATGATTCAGgaaaaaaacattatataaaactttttAAAGAATTGAATACTGACAATTTGGCTAGCAGTTCCAGTAATTTATCCACTaacaatattataaaaacaaatacagataatgaaaaaaaatgtaatatgATTTATGATAATGAACATATGGAGGTATTAGAAAGAGAGAATCATGAAAAATCTGAAAAATCGGAAAAATCGGAAAAATCTGAAAAAattgaagaagaaaaaaatgaaactgAACTTAAGGATGTTTATATGATCtctaaaaaatatcataCAAAAGAATATTTAAGAAATTTCCCACATTTAAGAGGTcgaacaaaattatatagtAGTATATTTCGGTTAAAGTCAGATTTAATTATAGAaacatttaattattttaaaaaaaataattacacatatattaatacacCTATATTAACAAGTAATGATTGTGAAGGGGGGGGAGAATTATTTCATGTTATTACCTCTccaaacaaaaataaaaaaacagaaaTCGAAACAGAaaacataaattttataaatgaaaaaaataataattttgataaaaaaaatagtgaaaaaaaacaattttttaaaaaaccaTGTTATTTAAATGTATCAAGCCAATTGGCATTGGAATGTTTATGTTGCTCTATTGGAGATGTATTTACTATAAACCAATCTTTTCGAGCAGAAAATTCAAATACATCTAGACATTTAAGTGAATTTCTTATGTTAGAAGTAGAGCTAGCTTTTTCCGATttaaatcatattattttagaatcagaaaaatatattaaagaaatgattaattttgttttatccAAATCAGAAGatattgaatatataaatgaacaTCATGATCAaaatcttaaaaaaaatttagaagaaattttaaaaaaaccatttataataataacatatgAAGAAGCAATCcagatattgaaaaaaagaaataattcCAATTCTACtaattttgatttttcaGAATCAGATATATCATTTGAAGATCAAAAATATCTcgcaaatatatattttgaatctcctgtaattattattaattaccCAAGTAATATAAAACCGttttatatgaaattaaatgatgataaaaaaacaGTTTCTTGTATGGACCTAATTTTTCCAAATGTTGGAGAAATTGCAGGAGGATCAGAAAGagaaacaaatttaaatatattaaaagaacaaatgataaaaaataaattaaacatTGATTTATATAATCCTTATCTTGAATTAAGAAAATATGGTAATATTCCTCATTCTGGATTCGGATTAGGAATTGATCGattaattatgtatattttgtCGATGTCTAACATACGAGATATTGTACCATTTCCTAGATATCCAAATTATCTCTTTATGTGAGTTTTagttaatttataaaatcaaaaataaaattatacacacacacatatatatatagagacttaccttatatataaaaaaattatcaaaaagtAATGAAAAATAGCAAATGTTCATAACATAaaagattaaaaaattagatatatcaaaatattatgataacGTCATAAAATTGCCAAAACGATTTAAgccataaaataattttttctataatcGGGGCAATATAGGACGTATATATCTGTGTGCACTTTATTTgcttactattttttttacatttttttatttgatttttttttttttttttttcgaaaatCAGTTTATTTGAACAAATTCTTTTAAGTTATCTAAATCTTTGTAAATCGAATCTATTTCATAGGAATGTAAACACATCCATTCTCCATAACAAATGCTGCTATAGGCCATTGTATTTATACATTCCCCCATcaactaaaaataaaaaaattatgaaaaattatgaaaaatgtgatatttattcattcagcgtttttaatttgttcataattgtatcataaataaaatatgaaaactATTTATttgacaattttttttttttatcattaattGAAAActgtgaatatatatatttttcttacaTTTTCTGATGTTGTTTCAAATTGGCTACATTTGCGAATACACtcttcacttttttttttaaactgATCAATAAGCTCAGAATTGCTATCacttaattttaataaattgttTATTCTCTTTTCAAAATCAGAtgtattt belongs to Plasmodium yoelii strain 17X genome assembly, chromosome: 11 and includes:
- a CDS encoding ERCC4 domain-containing protein, putative, whose translation is MDQLKIIFSDNLKSGKLYSDLRSFLENETDGSNDVRYSEMLNCDHIDMLSEPIPFNNVCLIYTNYLYKSHFVRTCEKKKKIITEVPTHYKDTDFTCSEDEFSTLDINPYSLALILLIIDSNYLEDQYTSEENNISYQIKKLREKYGSVRIICIFIGIREFLNIIDYTKHPQICYEKNDNIILNNKHLDRFIASLLIQYNVDTVEIENSIDIHKYIFKCCKYLHQSKIRKLNSYFKVKPAGIMSQFKNDNLNENKTYYTWVSQLMQITGISQDIAIRIAEEFNTPFDLIVHFKKINDEECLKDLIISSAYGERKLGKALSRKIYRIFSPNSNPYNAVS
- a CDS encoding asparagine--tRNA ligase, putative gives rise to the protein MRIFFILFFYLAPLIFLLVKCINKIPREIKKNNILMCDVLKKQRELWRPWKIKLRKINTFFLNNHDKMIYAFSKGIVNGHNFVRTHHRGTRLFSTEKVGRTKIKELYNLEINNSEKKNYKICGWIKSVRTVGKNGFAFVDINDGSHYKNFQVVIDSGISNYQNLLKASRDDAIECFGELKCPIGKKQKVELSVYDSGKKHYIKLFKELNTDNLASSSSNLSTNNIIKTNTDNEKKCNMIYDNEHMEVLERENHEKSEKSEKSEKSEKIEEEKNETELKDVYMISKKYHTKEYLRNFPHLRGRTKLYSSIFRLKSDLIIETFNYFKKNNYTYINTPILTSNDCEGGGELFHVITSPNKNKKTEIETENINFINEKNNNFDKKNSEKKQFFKKPCYLNVSSQLALECLCCSIGDVFTINQSFRAENSNTSRHLSEFLMLEVELAFSDLNHIILESEKYIKEMINFVLSKSEDIEYINEHHDQNLKKNLEEILKKPFIIITYEEAIQILKKRNNSNSTNFDFSESDISFEDQKYLANIYFESPVIIINYPSNIKPFYMKLNDDKKTVSCMDLIFPNVGEIAGGSERETNLNILKEQMIKNKLNIDLYNPYLELRKYGNIPHSGFGLGIDRLIMYILSMSNIRDIVPFPRYPNYLFM